A region from the Salicibibacter cibarius genome encodes:
- a CDS encoding YugN family protein has translation MKLTDFNFPDKEIGFGRLLEVMQDHGFVIAEHWDYERVTFDLKMPDERDPGTFYLRVPGFAVDGDIPHDETLVKVMTPLLGRHYYPHGVEYGEDENFPDKIINRSKQKLSAVDEELND, from the coding sequence TTGAAGCTAACAGATTTTAATTTTCCGGATAAAGAAATAGGGTTCGGACGGTTATTAGAGGTCATGCAAGATCATGGATTTGTCATCGCGGAGCATTGGGATTACGAACGTGTAACCTTTGATTTGAAAATGCCGGATGAAAGGGATCCGGGAACCTTTTATTTGCGTGTGCCTGGGTTCGCCGTGGACGGTGATATCCCTCACGATGAAACGCTTGTAAAAGTAATGACGCCCCTCTTGGGACGCCATTACTACCCGCACGGGGTCGAATATGGAGAGGATGAAAATTTTCCTGATAAAATCATCAATCGAAGCAAACAAAAACTTTCAGCTGTTGACGAGGAATTGAATGATTAA